AGGTATCCCTGCATGCAGGGATACAGCGCAGCGGCGATCACCGCCTCGTGACCCTCGTAGGCCGTCCGGACGAGGAAGTTCGTGTACGCCAGACAGGTCGGGGCTTTCTCGGTCGCTTCCAACTCACGCTTCGAGATGCCGTAGTCCGACGCGAACTCTCGGTGCAGGTCCATCTCGGTGTCGAGCACCTGATGGGCGACCCCGAGCAGGTGCGTCATCGTCGACTCGTCGTTTGCCGTCGCGCCGGCGAGCGCGAACAGTCGCGCATAGTCCTGTAGGTATCGGTAGTCCTGTTTCACCCAGTGTTTGAACGCCGCTTCGTCGAGCGTCCCGTCGGCCAGTTCGCGGACGAACGGGTGGGTCTTCTGTGCGTCCCAGATATCCTCGCCGATGTCGAGCAGGTGGTCGCTAAACGCCATTTGTGGCCAAGACAACAATCTCCGTCGTATTATATTCTGCTAATACAACCAAGTTATAGCTCCCGAGGAGAGTGACATACAGCGAATTTCGGGATCGGAGCGTCTCGGGGCTGTCTGGCTGCCTGCACCCACAACGACGCGGTCGACCGGCGCTTTCGTAGTCCAAACTGCTAAACGAACCACGACCGTCACTCATAGCAATGACACTGCAGTTGCCGAGCGAAATCGTGGTCGAGCGGTTCCTCCCGACCGCCCGGGCGATGCTTGCCACGGAACTCGACGAGAAGGGGTGGACCCAGCAGGAGATCGCCGCCCAGCTCGGAGTGACGCAGGCCGCAGTAAGCAAGTACGGCAGCGGCTCGGTCACCATCGAGGAACGGTTCCGGGAGGACGCTCGGATGCAACAGACAATCGAGCGGATCGCCGACGGACTGGCCGCGGGCGAGATGGATGAGTTCGCAGTGCTGGGCGAACTGCTCGCTCTGGTGCGGGAGTTCGAGGACCGGGGCCCCATCTGTGCGGTCCACGAGGAGGAGATGCCGGCGCTGCAGGGGATGGGCTGTGACCTCTGCGTTCGGGGGACGGATACCGCGGTGCAAGCGGAACGGGCCGTGTTGTCGTCGGTGCGGCGAGCGACGCGGCTCCTGTCGGACAGCGATATCGTCGTCGACGCCATCCCGAACGTGGGGATGAACGTCGGGATGGCGCTGCCCGATGCCGAGGACGCGCTGGACGTGGCGGCCGTCCCCGGCCGGATTCACGATTTGCGTGGACGGGTCAACGTCCCGTCGAATCCCGAGTTCGGCGCATCG
The Haloarcula sp. CBA1129 genome window above contains:
- the tenA gene encoding thiaminase II, which codes for MAFSDHLLDIGEDIWDAQKTHPFVRELADGTLDEAAFKHWVKQDYRYLQDYARLFALAGATANDESTMTHLLGVAHQVLDTEMDLHREFASDYGISKRELEATEKAPTCLAYTNFLVRTAYEGHEAVIAAALYPCMQGYLDVAEHMADLADDEHQYTPFIEMYTSDDFREATGWCRAYVDRCGERYSGQHDAMEKAFLTSAKLEHRFWEMAYTQEGWEL
- a CDS encoding thiamine-phosphate synthase family protein — its product is MTLQLPSEIVVERFLPTARAMLATELDEKGWTQQEIAAQLGVTQAAVSKYGSGSVTIEERFREDARMQQTIERIADGLAAGEMDEFAVLGELLALVREFEDRGPICAVHEEEMPALQGMGCDLCVRGTDTAVQAERAVLSSVRRATRLLSDSDIVVDAIPNVGMNVGMALPDAEDALDVAAVPGRIHDLRGRVNVPSNPEFGASEHVARTILAAAAVDASRRAALNLTTDEAVLDAAHEQGIEPLEFDPGYEDRDDRLEAAFRDRGEVPRVIYHNGAFGIEPITYVFGESAVEAAELAVELLDAADA